TCCTTAGCCGAGGATCGAACACCGATCCTATTGAAGGTCACTTTGACTCCACTGGGGAACGAGACCTGTTCCGAACATTACACATCCTCCAATGTGCGCGGATTGCGAAATGGGCTTAGTCAGCACCAGCTGTGTGCCGGTGACGCCAAGATGGATACCTGCCTGGTAAGACCGCTTGTCTGCACCGAAGCGACGTCGTAGCATGCCATGACACAATCGAGTCCTCATTGCTTTTGTTCTAGGGTGACTCGGGAGGACCGCTACATGTGCGACTGCAGCACAACTTCAAGGTCACTCCGTTCCTCGTTGGTGTCACATCGTTCGGTAAACCTTGCGGCCAATCACACCCGGGCGTCTATACCCGGGTGTCCTCGTTCCGTCGCTGGATCATCGAGACGCTGCAGTCGAACGGGGCTCCCGAAGTTACCGATGAGCAGTTCGAACCGTACGCTTGTGCCCTGCGCTACGTACACATCCGACAGCTAGCCGTGTCCCGGGTGGTGGCCAATGAGAGCGGAGTGTTTGAAACGTTTGACCATACGCGTGAGTACATTACGCACGATTTTGTGCGGGAAGCGGTGGAGCTACGGTGGCGCAATGAGAGCGGCGCACCACGGAACTGTATGGGTGTTATCATCGATCACGATACGGTCGTTACGCTCGGTGATTGTGCTTCCCACCATGGGTAAGTGCCAATTCCTCTGATTGTCAAACCAAATGGAGAACTTATCCCTAACACGCACTGAGCGTCCTCAGTGTGCCTCCGAAGCAGGTTATTCATCGAATCCGAACCGGTTACGTGGCCGATGCGTTTGACGAGCGTGCGTACGAGGTGAAGCAAGTGGTGATCCACCCGAACCACACCGTCGGTTCCTATTATGACAATATAGCTGTGGTCAAAATTGCCGGAGAGTTCGGTATTCTACCGGCCTGCATCTGGAACGCTCTTCGGTTGCCGAATCGAGAGATGGAAATAACGACCGTGGGACGTAGGGATTTGACTAAATATCAGTACGAATCCGTCACAGAATATGGTAAGTACTGGCATCGGCCTACAGTGATGCTTCCTTAACTGCTTCACAATGTTCTAGATGCAAGCCAAGTGCGACTCGTTCCACGTGTTTACGGCTTCGAGAATGACAACTGTAGGCTGGCCGATCAATACCGCCGTAACCTGAGCCGAGGTTTGCAGGAAGAGCACCTGTGCTTCGGTAACGATCCGTTTCTGGTGCCACAAACCTGTGACCTTACCAACGGTGGCCCTCTGCAACGATCGCTGTTTCGACTTCATCGTCATTTTAAGCACGTCTACGGACTTAGCCTGTTTGGGCGAGATTGTGGATACGGTGAGCCGGCGGTGGCTGTCCGGTTGCATCCGCATCTGGACTGGCTAGAATCGGTGTTACTACCAAAACCGCGCAATCAGACCGATGAGGCCGACGCCAAAATGTTGGACTCGATTGTGTTCATCGATAGtgagctggagctgctggatcgGTGTGACTTCCACGATGGATCCGCTGGCCTGTGTGTACCGGCGGAACGGTGCCGCGGTGTTTACGATCGGATGCAGCGCAATGAGCCGCCCATCTTCTGCACCAACGCATCGATCATATGCTGCGCGCCACGCAATGTTCTGGACGATTCGGATTTGCGGTACGGGGTGCGTGAGATCGAAGACTGCCCAACGAACTATGGCGATCTACGGGATCATCTCGCTGCCCTACCCACCGAGGAACGGCCAAAGACACACATCGTAAGCGAGAAAACATGGACAAAGAATCTCACCGAAAATAGCATATTGAgttggatttttttattcttttccaCTACAGGCGGAAATTGGTTGGTTCGATAGAAAGACGGCTAAGGGATCAATCCTCTGCTTTGGCTATCTGATCACAACGAGCGCTGTACTGACGACGGCCGAGTGCGTAACCATCCGTAACCTCGAACCCAATATTGTGCGTCTGGGAGCAATCTTTGGACAGTTCGAAGACTCGGTGAAGatatcgacgatcgacgagatCATCGCGCACCCTCGTTATGAGGAACGCACCAAAGCCAACAACATAGCGCTGCTCAAGCTGACCGACTACATGCGACCAACGAAGGCCGTGTTCCCCGGGTGTCTCTGGacaaacggaacacacacacccctcgaATCGTCTTTCTTCTCGAAAGGTACGCTCTCTCGAAGCGGGATTTTTCCCTGGACAACAGGTATTGAACAGGGAATTTCCCTATCCCCAACAGACGCTTCACAAGTGCTCGAAGGGATTGTACACCCCCAGTATGAGGCCGATTGCGAGCGGGCGCTCGGTAGCCCGTTAGGCGATGGACAAATGTGCATGATAGCAACGGACGAAACGGTGTGCGGTAACTCAGGAGATCCGGTATTTTGGAGCGAGAAAACCGGGGACGGATCGGCATCGGTAGAGTATTTGGTTGGCCTCTACAGTCACGCGAACTGCACGCAGGGAATCCCGGGTGTCATGGTTCGCGTATCAGCCTATCGAAAGTGGATCCTGGATGTTTTGTAAGTTGAATAGAAGCTATAGTGGTTGAATATTTTTCgggataaataaataaatttctaTGGGAACTTTGATGGAATTCTCCTCATTTCTGATGATTTTCAATATAATTACAGCTAGCTTTGAACTCATAAAACAAGAATCGTGAGCTACATTGATCGCTAGCAGCTAGCAATACATGATCTCGCTTCCACATTTCATTCCCAACCGAGTGCACTTCTCCGATGAAACATGGAGTGAAAGAGCCCTTGATCTACAATAAACATGACCCATCCCATGACGTCCATGCTTGAGAATAGTAGCAACACTTTTCCTCTATTCCCATGCCTCTTGCCTTCGACTATTGATGGTGCATCGTTGTACTTTGCGATCTAGCACAGTGATTGCGATCTAGCCACGCGAGCGAACGTGCGCTCGCGAAACCGGTTGCACTCGCACTCGGTCGTCACATCGGCACATAACTGGTggtgcgagagagcgaaagaaaagaattcCCGCATGCTACTAAGTGATGTACGTTCGTCGCCGGCCCCGACGTACGATCAGTTCCCTCGCGAGAGTCGCGCAGTGATAATGGCGCGCCATTccgtgctgtttgctgctgccattaCTGCAACCGTTTTGATAGCTGAGTGTAAGAAGCGTGAACCGTGCAGCGGTCATCGTCGTTAATGGTAGAATTTGAATTCCAGGCATGGCGCACCTGTTTCCAGTTGATCCCAAGCTGCCAGGTGATGAGGGAGGTATGATGCTACCGTACGATCGAATAGCATTAGATGGTGAGTGAGATCTCGTAACCTTGACCGCCGCAGAAAGGTTGCGGTGGTCGTATCATCGGTTCTCTAACGGATTCACTGTACGACGCCGTATGTAAACCCAATAGATTGTCACATGCGATACTGGAAGTCGGGTTTCCGCGGTTTGGTCGCACCGGCCTATGGACAGCCGGCACTGTTGCGTGAGTTCGCACACATTGCCGCGATCGGTTGGACGCGGTCGGATGGCAAGATCGATTGGAATTGTGGTGGATCGCTGATCTGGGAAAACTTCATCCTAACCGCTGCCCACTGTGCTATCGATGATGAGTATGAGCAATCGTAGCTGGCAAACCATTGCCATGGTAACATGAGTATTGTGTGGTTAACGTGatggtttgttgctttttcgaCAGAGAAATCCAGCCCGATGTAGCACGATTTGGCGATCTCAACATCTACAgtgacgaggacgatgactaTGCACAGCAGCTACGGATAGTGGAGGTGATCCGGCATCCACAGCATCGTTTCAGTGGCAAGTACTACGATGTGGCGCTGATGAGACTCGAGCGGAACATTACGTAAGTGGAAGAGATGGCCGAAATTGTAGGTGTCGTTATTAACAACACGGGGACACACCCTGTTTCTCTATTCTAGCGTTCATGAAACGGTTGCACCGGCCTGTCTGTGGCTTGACGACGAGGTACGCTTCCCGAAGCTTCTGTCTGCCGGTTGGGGCAGAACCGGTTTTGGTAAGTAGTTAAAGATTCGCGTAAATTCCAGGGATTAACCTAGGAACTACTTCAAATCGCAATCGCTCTAGCCGAGGACAAGACGAAAATTCTGCTCAAGGTATCACTCACACCGCTCACCAATGCAGAGTGCTCTCGCTTCTACACGACCGCCGAGCGGGGTTTACGCAATGGTCTACACGATCATCATCTGTGTGCAGGTGATGAACTGATGGACACCTGTCCGGTAAGTCCACTGCCAGGTGTGTGTGGACTTTGCACCTTCCTAATGATTCGTTCTCTATACTTCTTGAGCTTAGGGCGATTCTGGTGGACCGCTGCATGTGAAGCTGCTGCATAATGCTAAGATCAGTCCGTTCCTTGTCGGCGTCACGTCGTTCGGTAAACCGTGCGGTCAGTCAAACCCGGGCGTTTACGCTAGGGTGTCCCAGTTTGGTGGCTGGATTATGGAAACACTACAGAAACACGATCGGCTCATTACGCCCGACAAGTTTGAACCGTGGTCCTGTGCCCTTCGGTACGTGCATGTGCGCGAGTATGAAGAGGATGTCGTGGTCTCGAGATCACGTAACTATGAAACCTACAACTCGGATAACGCTCACCTCGAGGCAGGTGATAGCCTGCAGAGAGTAAGGATACAGTGGCCGGATCGATTGGAACCACGCCGTACCAACTGTTCCGGTGTGCTCTTCGAACCGAATGCCGTAATAACGCTCGCCGAGTGTGCCTCACACATGGGGTAAGTAGGCGTTGTCCTGCCTGCTTCgattttccttctgcttcgctACTGATAATGCAAAACGAAAATCCAAATCTAGTGCAACTCCTGGAAGGGTCACATTGTCTAATGGGAATTACGTCGAAGTGAAGGAAACGATCATTCATCCGAACTACCTCGGTAGCATCGAACCTTACTACAACAACATTGCGTTGCTGAAACTCAAGTCGAAGGTTTCTTCGATAACGCCGTTGTGCGGTTGGTACCGTGACGAGCTGCCCGATCCTAAGTTTGAAGTTCTCGGAGTAGGCCGTGCCGATCTGACACCGTACAACAGGGATAATGTAGTTAAAGAATTAGGTAACAAATATATTGGAGCTCAAACTAACGAACATGTATTTACACCCGGTATTTTATGCCATCCTCCACAGATCCACGGCAAATCTCGTTAAACCCTCGTGCAACGTACAAATCTAACAAAGAATGTCAACTGGCACCACAGTACCGATCGAAGCTATCGCGCGGtctgcagcaggagcatcttTGCTTCCAGAACGTACCCTTTGTCGTACCCGGaacctgccagcagcagttcggTGGTCCGGTCGAGCGTGAACTGTGGCGCTTCGAACGGTATTTCAACTACTTCTATGGCATCAATCTGCTCGGCCGTGACTGTGGCTTTGGCGAGCCAGCGCTGGCGGTGCGTCTGAATGGTCATAAGGCATGGCTGGAGTCGTTGCTTCTGCCGAAGAAGGTGGCAACATCCGAGCTCAGTGCCGGCTCGCAGCCAAGTGACTCCGTGATCTTCATCCATCCAGACTTAAGTCTGTCGGACCGTTGCAGTTACACCGATGGTACCGTGGGAACATGCGTAGCGCAGAACGATTGTCCCAACATTCGCCAGCGAATGCAGGCCAACAAACCCGTCACCCTGTGCTCGAGCGGTTCCGTAGTGTGCTGTCCACTGCGTGACATCCGATCAGCACCGAGCGCTATCGAGCGAGAGTTCAACGAGTGCGAACAACGGTATCAGCATCTTCGCAAACAGCGTCAGCAAAGATGGGAAGGATTTCAGCCCGTCCAGCGACGATTGTCACACGTGGTAAGCGTGGTCAGTCGTGGTCCTTGGAATCGCTTTACCTCAAGCTaccttctcttttcttccattGCACGCAGGCTGAGGTTGGTTGGCAAGGTGTCAACGAAATATCGTTCTTGTGCATTGGATATCTTATCAGCTTACGAGCGGTTGTGGCGGCTGCTTCCTGCTTGCTTTCAAACGAGTATGAACCATCCGTTGTACGGTTAGGAGGAATGTGGGCTCACGATAAGCCCGACATAGCGATCATCCGGATCGCGAATCAAGACATCCATcccaaattcaatcaaactaCTTATCTGCACAACATTGCACTACTGACGCTTGCCACTCCCGTCACTCCAACGGTGACCATGTTTCCGGGTTGCGTCTGGCAGAATACGACGCACACACCGGTCGAAATGGTGGTTCCCTCTAATGGTGCGTATCATTTGAAAAGCGGAAGTTGATCCACTAACTGACAGGCAATCTTTTCAAACACTTACAGGAATATTCGAACCGATCCATCCGATGTACCGAAGCGATTGTGATGAACGCTATGTGCGGCCGTTCGTAAACCAGGAACAAATCTGCATGGTCCCGGGTGTGACCGGACCGGGTACTTTCTGTTACGCACCCGGTAGTCCCATCGTGTGGCAGAAGATGGCTGAGAAGAACCTGTTCACGGAGTACTTGGTGAACATCTACAGCCACGGCAATTGCAATTCAACCACCCTGCGCATTGTGCACCGTATATCTATGTACATGGATTGGTTTAAGGAGGTGCTCGGATAATGCCGGATTAGCTTCATGGTAGTCTTAAGAGAGACGAACTAAAGTAAACATTTTGATCAGAAGCTGCTGATTGGTTTGCAATTCAATTACCACAATTCCTTAAAAATACAATTACCCACTTTATATAAATCAATTCTTACCGTCCATAAATGGTAGCAAACGAAGCGTAAAATCTCAACGAAACACGCCACAGAACCTGACTACCTCcatccaacgacgacgccataGCTCGCGTCTCTAACGATACGTCTTCGTTTCACAAAAAAAGATATTCCTCGCTTTGTCAATATTGGCTGTACAATTTGCTCTGCCTTATCGCATAAcgggcacaccacacacacacacacatacgatgaAGAGTGGAAAGCACTTCTATGCTTCCCATCTACCGTACAATTAATTATGATGCCCGGGATAAACTGGCAAAGCTTCTTCTACGACTTCACATCTGTTCCGGAGATTTACAGCCGCTGGGAAAGACTTTCCTACGGCCACTGGCAGAGGTCGACCTCCTGCGGTTTGCCACTACGGTGACTACGAAGGACGAATGCGACTGAAAAGATGTGGGTGTGTCTATTTGTGTGGTTGCGATCCGTGGCGTGTTCGTGTCAAGATTCGCTTCCTTTCAGAAACGATCCCTCCCGGACCGTCTGCTCTGCCACGGCTGCCGGTGAAAGGCCACATTAGCAGTCTAGGATAACCGGTCTAGCGGAACGGCGGCGTGCTTGAACGACTctaccaaccagcaccaccgtgcTCAGCGagcgttcatcatcatcatcatcatcatcgccatcgccatcgccaccatggCCAGGCGGTGAAAGcccacggaaacggaaaacccaACGTGCGCTTCACCAACATCCGGATCGTTTTCCGGTctcacgacacacacacacacacatcgcgtgtgctgatgatgagcccgtctgtgctgctgctgctgctgctactgctggctaCCACGGAATGACGCAAAGCTCCCATCGGGCGCTCACTAGTCGTTCGCGAAATTGGCTGACGAAAATTTTGGATTTCAGGCCACCGCCACGGGAAGCCGCTGCGGTCCGCCGGAAAAGGGCGCAGAGGTGCGATGAGCTATTGCTAACTAGCGAAGCGGATCAAGAAAATGATCTTGATGAGTAGtgtgtttcaatttttgcACGAGGCGAGCGTGCTTCCGGATTTGAAGCGCCAAGGCACCAAGTGGCTCCACCATCCCGAAcaccaaaagcagcagcagcagcagcagctgtgtgtgATTGGGTGTATCCGGTAGGCAAGCGCCAAGGTTGAGATCGAGTTCCGGTGGCTGCGGGGTTCTGGTTTCATTTCTGGAGCGTAGACGGCCTCTCCTCTTGCGCCGTTGTTCCTATCATCGCCAGCAATCAACGACATCGTCACCATAAACCGGTAACGATGGTTCAATTTGCGGAGTTAACGCGGGCGCCCGAGTGGACCATGGCTGGCATGGCTGCCGAAGTGCCGAAACGAAATTGGGCCTTTGTTCGCTCACACGGCACTAGGTTACCGTTTCCGGAAGCACACCCGGAGTGTTTGTATGGGCCATACATACGACCACGTGCTCGCCTCCGTTCTCGTACCAGAGAAACGtcttcgtttccgttttgggAAGGTTTTCGCTTGATGGGCTTTTCGAAATccggaatcgaaaaaaaaacggaccacTAAAAGCGTGACCTTGGGCGAGAGCT
This sequence is a window from Anopheles darlingi chromosome 3, idAnoDarlMG_H_01, whole genome shotgun sequence. Protein-coding genes within it:
- the LOC125953883 gene encoding uncharacterized protein LOC125953883, whose product is MAVSERLLPVLIWILVAQQCNGDLDPVSSTLEEGLAANVLMPNERESLDDCHLRFYHRGESGIVGPAFAKPAFLTEFAHIAAIGWTRPDGQIDWSCGGSLIWNNFILTAAHCASNDDNIAPDVARMGDLNLFSAEDDAHAQQLKIVNIIRHPLHGFSAKYYDIALMQLERNVTVHETVAPSCLWLDEEVRFRELESAGWGQTGFAEDRTPILLKVTLTPLGNETCSEHYTSSNVRGLRNGLSQHQLCAGDAKMDTCLGDSGGPLHVRLQHNFKVTPFLVGVTSFGKPCGQSHPGVYTRVSSFRRWIIETLQSNGAPEVTDEQFEPYACALRYVHIRQLAVSRVVANESGVFETFDHTREYITHDFVREAVELRWRNESGAPRNCMGVIIDHDTVVTLGDCASHHGVPPKQVIHRIRTGYVADAFDERAYEVKQVVIHPNHTVGSYYDNIAVVKIAGEFGILPACIWNALRLPNREMEITTVGRRDLTKYQYESVTEYDASQVRLVPRVYGFENDNCRLADQYRRNLSRGLQEEHLCFGNDPFLVPQTCDLTNGGPLQRSLFRLHRHFKHVYGLSLFGRDCGYGEPAVAVRLHPHLDWLESVLLPKPRNQTDEADAKMLDSIVFIDSELELLDRCDFHDGSAGLCVPAERCRGVYDRMQRNEPPIFCTNASIICCAPRNVLDDSDLRYGVREIEDCPTNYGDLRDHLAALPTEERPKTHIAEIGWFDRKTAKGSILCFGYLITTSAVLTTAECVTIRNLEPNIVRLGAIFGQFEDSVKISTIDEIIAHPRYEERTKANNIALLKLTDYMRPTKAVFPGCLWTNGTHTPLESSFFSKDASQVLEGIVHPQYEADCERALGSPLGDGQMCMIATDETVCGNSGDPVFWSEKTGDGSASVEYLVGLYSHANCTQGIPGVMVRVSAYRKWILDVL
- the LOC125953881 gene encoding uncharacterized protein LOC125953881, whose product is MLLSDVRSSPAPTYDQFPRESRAVIMARHSVLFAAAITATVLIAECMAHLFPVDPKLPGDEGGMMLPYDRIALDDCHMRYWKSGFRGLVAPAYGQPALLREFAHIAAIGWTRSDGKIDWNCGGSLIWENFILTAAHCAIDDEEIQPDVARFGDLNIYSDEDDDYAQQLRIVEVIRHPQHRFSGKYYDVALMRLERNITVHETVAPACLWLDDEVRFPKLLSAGWGRTGFAEDKTKILLKVSLTPLTNAECSRFYTTAERGLRNGLHDHHLCAGDELMDTCPGDSGGPLHVKLLHNAKISPFLVGVTSFGKPCGQSNPGVYARVSQFGGWIMETLQKHDRLITPDKFEPWSCALRYVHVREYEEDVVVSRSRNYETYNSDNAHLEAGDSLQRVRIQWPDRLEPRRTNCSGVLFEPNAVITLAECASHMGATPGRVTLSNGNYVEVKETIIHPNYLGSIEPYYNNIALLKLKSKVSSITPLCGWYRDELPDPKFEVLGVGRADLTPYNRDNVVKELDPRQISLNPRATYKSNKECQLAPQYRSKLSRGLQQEHLCFQNVPFVVPGTCQQQFGGPVERELWRFERYFNYFYGINLLGRDCGFGEPALAVRLNGHKAWLESLLLPKKVATSELSAGSQPSDSVIFIHPDLSLSDRCSYTDGTVGTCVAQNDCPNIRQRMQANKPVTLCSSGSVVCCPLRDIRSAPSAIEREFNECEQRYQHLRKQRQQRWEGFQPVQRRLSHVAEVGWQGVNEISFLCIGYLISLRAVVAAASCLLSNEYEPSVVRLGGMWAHDKPDIAIIRIANQDIHPKFNQTTYLHNIALLTLATPVTPTVTMFPGCVWQNTTHTPVEMVVPSNGIFEPIHPMYRSDCDERYVRPFVNQEQICMVPGVTGPGTFCYAPGSPIVWQKMAEKNLFTEYLVNIYSHGNCNSTTLRIVHRISMYMDWFKEVLG